One window from the genome of bacterium encodes:
- a CDS encoding tetratricopeptide repeat protein, translating into MSRADRVSSYLAKGDRLMAEGDPTRAILQYKNALQLDPKSVRVRLSLGRCYCAQQQYPEGYRQFTAALELDPESDEARLETAALLARGNQEQARKALSELARLKKPQDYEPRFSIVKAESCFNLGQIRDALAILSPLRDKEKNLDIQRLLTFCYRKTGDFEKMKKAAQKWQALDPSEALPYIFMARYFHQVKDNRQALRELDAMVKKNTANQADFALLRARTLEQLGMLKEAQAAFEALPREPELLREKADFFLRHGNEENAERILRQIIADKPQDGDAVIQLSRMLGFRRRFDQALELLDTTIALDLPDSDQERMVLEKATLTALQGKLKTAKTICTTVLQGNQSNVDARFLLGKILLKLGEMEQAELHLNQVVVARPELGEAQVLLAQCQLSSRKDSLAEETLRKSLRFNPSDLTVRMELADVYLQRENPQKAIKVLDDGLALKPDEANLLGKRGAIKRAQKDYTGAEKDFNQVIRVLPASFLGYLEMGHLRYMQSRPDEAIDWYKQAMTRKGGLEQALPPLLKVCHEKKELDTMTTLVKTRLHDTPSDPILHYYLGIAFMAQKSWENGEWELLTARRLAPQWSTPCLALAKLYIRQRKPDKALDELKMAYENHPALPVGLQLAALYESRGNWKDGVAVYQDMLERNGDLPVLLNNLAFSYAEYYPDEVRMKEAAQMAARCLALKPENPTYKDTAAWVAYKQGKMDAAWNYIQEALAIAPDEGVCNLHAAIILHTRGETAQALHYLEKAVRCQLDPPARDKAVLLRKEWNKQGKKS; encoded by the coding sequence ATGAGTAGAGCTGACCGGGTGAGCAGCTACCTGGCCAAAGGGGACCGGCTCATGGCTGAGGGAGATCCGACACGGGCTATTCTGCAATATAAAAACGCTTTGCAGCTTGATCCAAAGAGTGTGCGAGTCAGGTTATCCCTGGGGAGGTGCTATTGTGCTCAGCAGCAGTATCCAGAAGGTTATCGGCAATTTACCGCTGCCCTTGAGCTTGATCCTGAATCTGATGAAGCCCGGCTTGAAACAGCCGCTTTACTGGCCAGAGGCAACCAGGAACAGGCACGTAAAGCCCTGAGCGAGTTGGCCCGGTTGAAAAAACCTCAAGATTATGAACCGCGCTTCAGTATTGTCAAAGCAGAGTCTTGCTTCAACCTTGGGCAGATCAGGGATGCTCTTGCTATCCTTTCTCCCCTCCGGGATAAAGAAAAAAACCTGGATATCCAGCGCCTGTTAACCTTTTGTTACCGGAAAACAGGAGACTTCGAGAAGATGAAGAAGGCAGCCCAAAAGTGGCAGGCGCTCGATCCTTCGGAAGCCTTGCCCTATATCTTTATGGCCCGGTATTTCCACCAGGTGAAAGATAACCGGCAGGCCCTTCGGGAGCTGGATGCTATGGTGAAAAAAAATACTGCGAATCAGGCTGACTTCGCCTTACTGCGGGCCAGAACACTGGAACAGCTTGGAATGCTGAAAGAAGCGCAAGCTGCCTTTGAAGCGCTTCCCCGCGAGCCTGAATTGCTCCGGGAGAAAGCGGATTTTTTCCTCAGGCACGGAAATGAGGAAAATGCCGAGCGGATTTTGCGGCAAATTATTGCCGACAAACCACAGGATGGAGATGCTGTCATCCAATTGAGCCGGATGCTCGGATTCAGGCGTCGTTTTGACCAGGCACTTGAGCTTTTAGATACAACGATTGCCCTCGATTTACCCGATTCCGATCAGGAGCGCATGGTGCTCGAAAAAGCCACCCTGACCGCCCTTCAGGGAAAACTCAAAACAGCAAAAACCATCTGCACAACAGTATTGCAGGGCAATCAGAGCAATGTGGACGCTCGTTTTCTCCTCGGTAAGATCCTGCTGAAGCTTGGGGAGATGGAACAGGCGGAGCTTCACCTCAACCAGGTTGTTGTGGCGCGCCCTGAGCTTGGGGAAGCCCAGGTTCTCCTGGCTCAATGTCAGCTCTCCAGCAGGAAAGATTCCCTGGCGGAAGAAACGCTCCGGAAATCTCTTCGATTCAACCCATCTGATCTTACCGTGAGGATGGAGCTTGCCGATGTTTATCTCCAGAGGGAAAATCCTCAGAAGGCAATAAAGGTTTTGGATGATGGCCTGGCCCTGAAACCGGATGAGGCCAATCTTCTCGGCAAGCGGGGTGCAATCAAGAGAGCGCAAAAAGATTATACCGGGGCGGAGAAAGACTTTAATCAGGTCATCCGGGTGCTGCCTGCATCTTTCCTGGGATATCTGGAAATGGGCCATTTGCGGTATATGCAGTCCAGGCCCGATGAAGCGATTGATTGGTATAAACAGGCCATGACACGGAAAGGCGGCCTGGAACAGGCTCTCCCGCCCTTGTTGAAAGTTTGCCATGAAAAAAAAGAGCTTGATACCATGACCACCCTGGTAAAAACCCGGCTGCACGATACCCCTTCAGACCCCATCCTCCACTATTATCTTGGAATAGCCTTCATGGCCCAAAAGTCATGGGAAAATGGCGAATGGGAATTATTGACTGCCAGGAGACTGGCTCCCCAGTGGAGCACCCCTTGTCTGGCCCTGGCAAAATTGTACATCAGGCAGCGAAAACCGGATAAGGCGTTGGATGAGCTCAAAATGGCCTATGAGAATCACCCGGCTTTGCCGGTTGGCCTGCAATTGGCAGCGCTGTATGAATCCCGCGGCAATTGGAAAGACGGGGTGGCCGTATACCAGGATATGCTCGAAAGAAATGGCGACCTGCCCGTGTTGCTGAACAATCTGGCCTTTTCCTATGCAGAATATTATCCGGATGAGGTGCGGATGAAAGAAGCGGCGCAGATGGCAGCCCGATGCCTTGCCCTGAAGCCGGAAAATCCTACTTATAAAGATACCGCTGCCTGGGTAGCTTATAAGCAGGGCAAAATGGATGCTGCCTGGAATTATATTCAGGAAGCCCTGGCCATCGCTCCCGATGAGGGTGTTTGTAACCTGCACGCAGCCATAATTCTCCATACGAGGGGTGAAACGGCACAAGCGCTCCACTATCTGGAAAAAGCGGTAAGATGTCAATTAGACCCTCCCGCACGTGATAAGGCTGTCTTATTACGGAAAGAATGGAACAAACAGGGTAAGAAATCATAA
- a CDS encoding polysaccharide biosynthesis/export family protein produces the protein MFPIKKFPVFFIFAALHLLLFSPVLSAQEAGSEDRRDQPYYLGPEDILEVSVWKEPNLTRQVVVTPDGKISFPFVGEISAKGATVKELEEKIKKAISSYIPEAVVTVMLVQAKSMNVYVLGAVARPGVYTLGRSINVLQALALAGGLTPFAREDRITIIRDNEGRTAKLAFDYRKIRKGKSLEQNILLKSGDVILVP, from the coding sequence ATGTTTCCGATAAAAAAATTCCCCGTATTTTTTATTTTTGCTGCTTTGCATCTTTTGCTCTTTTCTCCGGTATTGTCTGCGCAGGAGGCTGGAAGCGAGGACCGGCGCGATCAGCCCTATTACCTTGGACCTGAAGATATCCTGGAAGTCTCTGTCTGGAAGGAACCGAACCTGACCCGGCAGGTGGTGGTAACGCCGGACGGGAAAATTTCTTTCCCGTTTGTGGGCGAAATATCGGCCAAAGGTGCCACGGTCAAAGAACTGGAGGAGAAAATAAAGAAAGCCATCAGCAGCTATATTCCCGAAGCAGTGGTTACGGTCATGCTTGTGCAGGCAAAAAGCATGAATGTCTATGTTCTCGGCGCGGTTGCCCGGCCTGGGGTCTACACTCTGGGAAGATCGATCAACGTGCTTCAGGCACTCGCCCTGGCTGGCGGGCTTACTCCCTTTGCCCGGGAAGACAGAATTACCATCATTCGAGACAATGAAGGCCGGACTGCGAAATTAGCGTTCGACTACCGGAAGATCAGGAAAGGAAAATCCCTTGAACAGAATATCCTCCTGAAAAGCGGTGACGTAATCCTGGTGCCATGA
- a CDS encoding polysaccharide biosynthesis tyrosine autokinase — MIEPSCREQTRRVEIPQDILKEKRLIALFDDSPVASRYKVLKTQILQRVKPPGLNTLLVTSAIEGEGKSLTAANLAISLAKELYHTVLLVDADLRMPSLRSLFGLHQVKGLSDFFLEGAPLAELLISPGIDKLTLLPGHESLDNSAEVINSPKMKHLVEEMKSRYGDRYIIFDSAPLIGYADSLVLSRYVDGVILVVEYGKTVRDQLEKALQLLQGSNLIGTVLNKAVI; from the coding sequence ATGATTGAACCATCCTGCCGTGAACAGACCAGGAGAGTTGAAATACCCCAGGATATCCTGAAAGAGAAAAGGCTCATAGCTCTTTTCGATGACTCACCAGTGGCCAGCCGATACAAGGTACTCAAAACTCAAATCCTCCAGAGAGTAAAACCCCCAGGGTTGAATACCCTGCTGGTGACCAGCGCTATCGAAGGAGAGGGAAAAAGTCTTACGGCAGCCAACCTGGCCATCAGTCTGGCAAAGGAGCTGTACCATACGGTCCTGCTCGTGGATGCTGATTTGCGGATGCCGTCCCTGCGCTCTCTTTTCGGTCTCCATCAGGTCAAGGGGCTGTCCGATTTCTTTCTCGAAGGAGCGCCGCTCGCCGAACTGCTCATTTCACCCGGCATCGATAAATTGACGCTGCTTCCCGGACATGAGAGCCTCGATAATTCCGCCGAGGTAATCAACTCCCCGAAAATGAAACACCTGGTGGAGGAGATGAAGAGCCGCTATGGCGACAGATATATCATTTTTGATTCAGCTCCCCTCATCGGTTATGCCGATTCCCTGGTCCTCTCCCGGTACGTCGATGGGGTTATTCTGGTTGTAGAGTATGGGAAAACCGTTCGCGATCAACTGGAAAAAGCCCTTCAGCTTCTTCAGGGAAGCAATTTGATCGGTACCGTGTTGAATAAGGCTGTCATTTAA
- a CDS encoding glycosyltransferase family 4 protein has translation MAILSIFYKHKEGGFTRRLYSLYRALAQEGHDLYYLSSEELPVIHQHIKPCLVSSPLTGKGNKPFWLYFIFGSLLASYRITKKHHVRTIVNFGPFYTFLCLVPIKLRRIPAITFVRADNMKHSRNAVRNLFFYGLDWAGIRISHKVVFNSHTLIKTYQARYGIPEDKIHFIPNNITGRYSISQEAKQDIRQSMGVHSREFLVSTAGVFNPGKNFSYLIEAMEALHRYGIKLLIIGDEVVPNGERIRLKNLTHRLGLDRSVIFCGWQSDPSALVASSDAFVFPSRFEGSPNALLEALGCGVACLGARIDEIAEVLHYEELLFPLDHHEVLVGKIKRLRFDAAFRRRVAILSQKRCEHFLFDWEQEVLKIIDQDGGR, from the coding sequence TTGGCAATCTTATCGATTTTCTATAAGCATAAAGAGGGAGGATTCACCCGGAGGCTCTACTCCCTCTACCGGGCTCTGGCCCAGGAAGGGCATGACCTGTATTATCTTTCCTCCGAAGAATTACCCGTCATTCATCAGCACATTAAACCCTGCCTTGTGTCGTCTCCTCTCACCGGCAAGGGAAATAAACCTTTTTGGCTGTATTTTATCTTCGGATCGCTCCTTGCGAGCTACCGGATAACGAAGAAACACCATGTCCGGACCATTGTCAATTTCGGGCCTTTTTACACCTTTCTCTGCCTTGTGCCCATCAAACTGAGGCGGATTCCGGCCATAACTTTTGTACGGGCGGATAACATGAAACACAGCCGGAATGCGGTGAGAAATTTGTTCTTTTACGGTCTTGACTGGGCCGGGATACGAATCAGCCACAAGGTGGTTTTTAACAGTCACACCCTGATCAAGACCTATCAGGCACGATATGGCATTCCTGAAGACAAGATTCACTTTATCCCCAATAATATTACCGGTCGATACTCCATCAGTCAGGAAGCAAAACAAGATATCCGGCAATCGATGGGAGTTCATTCACGGGAATTTCTGGTATCCACCGCCGGTGTATTCAATCCGGGCAAGAACTTCAGCTATCTTATCGAAGCGATGGAAGCACTTCATCGATATGGCATCAAGCTCCTGATTATCGGGGACGAGGTTGTGCCAAACGGTGAAAGGATACGGCTGAAAAACCTCACCCATCGACTGGGGCTCGATCGATCCGTCATATTTTGCGGATGGCAGAGCGACCCATCTGCCCTGGTGGCAAGTTCCGATGCGTTTGTTTTCCCCAGCAGATTCGAAGGCTCTCCCAATGCCCTGCTCGAGGCCCTCGGATGCGGCGTCGCCTGCCTGGGCGCTCGGATTGACGAGATAGCTGAGGTCTTGCACTACGAGGAACTGCTTTTCCCCCTCGATCACCATGAGGTTCTTGTCGGCAAGATAAAGCGCCTGAGATTCGATGCTGCCTTCAGGAGGAGGGTTGCGATATTATCCCAAAAACGCTGTGAGCATTTCCTCTTTGACTGGGAGCAGGAAGTGCTGAAGATCATCGACCAGGATGGGGGCAGGTAG
- a CDS encoding glycosyltransferase family 4 protein translates to MGRMRIAMIGTKGIPAKWGGIEKYIEEVGARLVERGHEVTVFGSRWFCRDHGGTTCNGILIKALPVIPLKATAALQNAFLASMLVALGDYDIANFHGYASYVFLPAIRRTGKVTVVTAHGVESGWMNPKYGSLERSVIRQAFKVGVTQADSVTTVADHLRMKLRKDFAVDAQVMPSGLDDVVACPAQIIQEKYRLDGLDYLLFLGRIDPIKRVDWLLDLPQVLPKEVKIVIAGGAQDPATKAYFQSLRQRSAACSQVIFTGPVSGREKAELLSNCLALLAPSQDEGLPITLLEALSYERFCIASRIPAHNEVIESGISGFLFPRDNKDAFMDIVKQVIQKPKESITAAGAQAKMHVAEKFNWARTAERLEALFENLSGNRNRPGDQ, encoded by the coding sequence ATGGGCAGGATGCGGATCGCCATGATAGGCACCAAGGGGATCCCTGCCAAATGGGGCGGGATCGAAAAATATATTGAAGAGGTGGGGGCACGGCTGGTCGAGCGCGGACACGAGGTAACGGTTTTTGGCTCACGATGGTTTTGCCGCGATCATGGCGGAACAACCTGCAACGGGATCCTGATTAAGGCTCTTCCCGTTATTCCCCTCAAAGCGACAGCCGCATTGCAGAACGCCTTCCTGGCCAGCATGCTCGTTGCTCTGGGAGATTACGATATTGCCAATTTTCATGGCTATGCTTCCTACGTATTCCTTCCTGCCATCCGGCGGACGGGAAAAGTCACGGTCGTGACGGCTCATGGTGTCGAATCAGGGTGGATGAATCCCAAGTACGGTTCTTTGGAGCGCTCGGTTATCAGGCAGGCTTTTAAGGTGGGTGTCACGCAGGCGGATTCCGTGACTACGGTTGCCGACCACCTGAGAATGAAGCTGAGGAAGGATTTTGCCGTTGACGCCCAGGTAATGCCGAGCGGCCTGGACGATGTTGTGGCGTGTCCCGCTCAGATAATACAAGAAAAATACCGGCTCGATGGGCTCGATTATCTCCTGTTTCTCGGCCGGATCGATCCAATAAAACGAGTGGACTGGCTTTTGGATTTACCGCAGGTATTACCGAAAGAGGTGAAAATAGTCATTGCCGGCGGTGCGCAGGATCCTGCCACCAAAGCTTATTTCCAGAGCCTCAGGCAGAGATCCGCCGCCTGTTCTCAGGTTATTTTCACCGGGCCGGTTTCGGGCCGGGAAAAGGCGGAATTACTCAGCAACTGTCTGGCCCTCCTGGCACCCTCACAGGATGAAGGGCTGCCTATTACGCTCCTTGAAGCTTTATCCTATGAAAGGTTTTGCATCGCATCCCGTATTCCGGCGCATAACGAGGTTATCGAGAGCGGGATCAGCGGATTTCTTTTCCCCAGAGATAATAAGGATGCCTTTATGGATATCGTGAAGCAGGTGATCCAGAAGCCAAAAGAATCGATAACTGCCGCCGGTGCCCAGGCAAAAATGCATGTCGCGGAAAAGTTTAACTGGGCAAGAACCGCAGAGAGGCTGGAAGCCCTCTTTGAAAACCTGTCAGGCAACAGGAACCGACCAGGTGACCAGTGA
- a CDS encoding acyltransferase, whose protein sequence is MIKSNLMGPIPLEEEFRGLGAVHSVAKRLLHAGARHLPMFPAWRVALHRMRGVQIGEGVFIGSDVFIDNTYPESIVIEDWVTIISRTFIIGHTFIPRHLQKVLEKDDMARSGVLLKKGCYIGGQCIIMPGVTIGECSIVGAGSVVTRDIPGYSIAMGIPARVTRAFSEKEVIFNTQR, encoded by the coding sequence ATGATCAAATCGAATTTAATGGGCCCGATCCCGCTTGAAGAGGAGTTCAGGGGCCTGGGAGCAGTCCATTCGGTCGCAAAAAGGCTGCTGCATGCCGGGGCCAGGCACCTTCCCATGTTCCCCGCCTGGAGGGTAGCCCTTCATCGGATGCGCGGGGTGCAAATCGGGGAGGGAGTCTTTATCGGCTCGGATGTATTTATCGATAATACCTATCCGGAAAGTATCGTGATCGAGGATTGGGTAACCATCATTTCCCGGACATTTATTATCGGCCATACCTTTATTCCACGGCATCTGCAGAAGGTTTTGGAAAAAGATGACATGGCCAGATCCGGCGTTCTCCTCAAAAAAGGGTGCTATATCGGGGGCCAATGCATCATCATGCCGGGTGTGACGATAGGAGAATGCTCAATCGTTGGCGCCGGTTCGGTGGTGACCAGGGATATTCCCGGGTACTCGATCGCCATGGGAATTCCCGCCCGGGTTACCAGAGCGTTCAGTGAAAAAGAGGTTATTTTCAATACCCAGAGATAA